In a single window of the Helicobacter felis ATCC 49179 genome:
- the dcd gene encoding dCTP deaminase produces the protein MGLKADTWIEKMSLEHQMITPFCAKQVSKGTISYGLSSYGYDIRVGSDFLIFEPQQNGVVDPKNFDSNLVRAVHTEDAVLIPPNAFALAHSIERIAMPKDVLAICLGKSTYARCGIIVNVTPFEPEFEGHITIEISNTTSLPAKVYANEGIAQVIFLQADSVCAVSYKDKQGKYQGQSGITLPKIG, from the coding sequence ATGGGACTAAAGGCAGATACATGGATTGAGAAGATGAGTTTAGAGCACCAAATGATCACCCCCTTTTGTGCTAAACAGGTGTCTAAGGGGACTATTAGTTATGGTCTCAGTAGTTATGGTTATGATATCCGTGTGGGTTCAGACTTCTTGATTTTTGAGCCTCAACAAAATGGTGTGGTTGATCCAAAAAATTTTGATTCTAACTTGGTGCGCGCAGTGCATACAGAAGACGCGGTGCTCATTCCTCCTAATGCCTTTGCTTTGGCTCATAGTATCGAGCGCATCGCTATGCCTAAGGATGTGTTGGCAATCTGTTTGGGCAAGAGCACTTATGCGCGTTGTGGAATTATTGTCAATGTAACCCCTTTTGAACCCGAGTTTGAGGGGCATATTACGATTGAAATTTCTAACACCACTTCTTTGCCTGCTAAAGTTTACGCTAACGAAGGAATCGCTCAGGTGATTTTTTTACAAGCGGATAGCGTCTGTGCGGTGAGTTACAAGGATAAACAAGGGAAGTATCAAGGACAAAGTGGGATCACCCTACCCAAAATCGGCTAA
- the accB gene encoding acetyl-CoA carboxylase biotin carboxyl carrier protein yields the protein MKIADIQDLIHSFDQSSVSHMKLKLENLELTLDKNTKRVSSNPEPILSQPVPTQTAPTFIQTPTASACALSSTAGAASVSSGVKEQGDYILSPMVGTFYHRPSPNANPYVSVGDIIKKGQTIGIVEAMKIMNEIEAECDCKVLAIEVDDATAVEYGTQLVKIEKL from the coding sequence ATGAAGATTGCAGATATCCAAGACCTTATCCACTCTTTTGATCAAAGTAGTGTGAGCCATATGAAGCTTAAATTAGAAAATCTAGAACTTACTCTAGACAAAAACACCAAAAGGGTTTCCTCAAATCCTGAACCTATTTTAAGCCAACCAGTGCCGACACAAACAGCCCCCACCTTTATCCAAACCCCTACGGCTAGTGCTTGCGCGCTCAGTAGCACTGCAGGAGCAGCCAGTGTTTCTAGCGGTGTTAAAGAACAGGGGGATTATATTCTCTCACCTATGGTAGGCACTTTTTACCACCGCCCTTCCCCCAACGCAAACCCCTATGTGAGCGTGGGAGACATCATCAAAAAAGGGCAAACAATCGGGATTGTAGAAGCGATGAAAATTATGAATGAAATTGAGGCAGAATGCGATTGTAAGGTGCTTGCTATCGAGGTAGATGACGCTACAGCTGTGGAATACGGCACACAACTTGTCAAGATCGAAAAACTCTAG
- a CDS encoding acetyl-CoA carboxylase biotin carboxylase subunit, with translation MQAPKTKNLQRILIANRGEIALRAIQTIAEMGKQSIAIYSSADKDAHYLNTASAKVCIGGPKSTESYLNVPAIISAAELFEADAIFPGYGFLSENQNFVEICSHHGIEFIGPDAKVMALMGDKSKAKAVMREAGVPVIEGSEGVLRGYEEALKVAERIGFPIIIKAANGGGGRGMRVVEDPSLLKNLYLAAETEALSAFGDGSVYIEKFIKDPKHIEVQILADKHGNVLHIGERDCSTQRRQQKLIEETPAMVLDPCVRARLLETATKAAKHIGYVGAGTFEFLLDGNGQDFYFMEMNTRLQVEHTVSEMVSGLNFIEWMIRIAEGEKLPLQQDICLQGHSIECRITAEDPQSFYPSAGTIKTWIAPGGIGVRLDTHVYAGYSVPTFYDSMIGKLIVHAPNRDQAILKMKRALKEFKVEGIKTTIPFHLNMLDNPDFRQNKIHTKYLEV, from the coding sequence ATGCAAGCGCCCAAAACTAAAAATCTCCAACGCATTTTGATTGCCAATCGTGGGGAAATCGCCCTGCGCGCCATTCAAACCATTGCCGAAATGGGCAAACAATCTATCGCCATCTATTCGAGCGCAGATAAAGACGCGCACTATCTCAATACGGCGAGTGCTAAAGTGTGCATTGGTGGACCTAAATCCACTGAGAGTTACCTCAATGTGCCAGCGATTATTAGCGCAGCAGAACTTTTTGAAGCGGATGCGATTTTTCCGGGCTATGGTTTTTTAAGCGAAAATCAAAATTTTGTAGAAATTTGTTCTCATCATGGGATCGAATTTATCGGACCTGATGCTAAAGTGATGGCCTTAATGGGAGACAAATCTAAGGCTAAAGCAGTGATGAGGGAGGCGGGTGTGCCTGTGATTGAGGGGAGTGAGGGGGTTTTACGGGGTTATGAAGAAGCCCTTAAGGTCGCAGAACGAATCGGTTTTCCCATCATTATTAAGGCAGCTAATGGAGGTGGGGGGCGAGGGATGCGTGTGGTTGAAGACCCTAGCCTATTAAAAAATCTCTATTTGGCTGCTGAAACCGAAGCGCTGAGTGCTTTTGGAGATGGAAGCGTCTATATTGAAAAATTCATCAAAGACCCCAAGCATATTGAGGTGCAAATTTTAGCCGACAAACATGGCAATGTTTTACACATTGGCGAGAGAGATTGTTCTACCCAAAGACGGCAACAAAAACTCATCGAGGAAACGCCTGCGATGGTTTTAGACCCTTGCGTGCGCGCCAGACTTTTAGAAACCGCCACGAAAGCGGCCAAACACATTGGCTATGTGGGGGCGGGAACTTTTGAGTTCTTGCTAGATGGAAATGGTCAAGATTTTTATTTTATGGAAATGAACACCCGCCTGCAAGTTGAGCACACGGTCAGCGAGATGGTGAGCGGACTGAATTTCATCGAGTGGATGATCCGCATTGCAGAGGGGGAAAAACTCCCTCTACAACAAGACATCTGTTTACAGGGGCATTCCATAGAATGCCGTATCACGGCTGAAGACCCACAAAGCTTTTATCCCTCTGCAGGCACGATTAAGACTTGGATTGCTCCGGGTGGGATTGGTGTGCGTTTGGATACCCATGTTTACGCCGGCTATAGCGTGCCCACTTTCTACGATTCGATGATTGGCAAACTCATCGTGCACGCCCCTAATCGCGATCAAGCCATTTTAAAGATGAAACGCGCACTTAAAGAATTTAAGGTCGAGGGCATTAAAACCACTATCCCTTTTCACCTTAACATGCTTGATAACCCCGATTTCCGCCAAAACAAAATCCACACCAAATACCTAGAGGTCTAA
- a CDS encoding alpha-keto acid decarboxylase family protein, whose protein sequence is MKTTIGQYLLDRLKDYGIKYIFGVPGDYNLGFLDLIEDDPYLEWVGNCNELNASYAADGYGRIKSMAALVTTFGVGELSAINGIAGAYAESVPVVKIVGMPSRNVSNNKCLVHHTLGDGEFMKFFNMYKEVTTAQTILNKQNAKNEIDRVLAECYLQKKPVYIGIPVDVPNIQIAMSSPLRYKPKSDKKILNTFIEALKQEVKQAQSVIVLADYEVNRHCLNQALHDFIEKTNLPIASLAMGKGVFPENHPNFLGVYNGILSDEKVTKAIKSSDYALLIGVKLTDSLTAGFNYICPEPTPTIEIHPFYSKIGDKIYSDILMQDVLKRISALKFNATLPPKQPHKPKPKLEGKLTQEVFFQAIEQHLRPEDVLIAEQGTSFFGAIDIKLPDGVRFIGQPLWGSIGYTFGALLGTCLADRKRKNILLVGDGSLQLSAQELSTMLKENIAPIIIVINNDGYTVERCIHGPNRKYNDINMWHYTKLLDVFDANLQRHALAFKVSNIEDFSQALKSAYQHADKLVLIEALMQREDAPTLLKKLGELFSAQNSY, encoded by the coding sequence ATGAAAACGACAATCGGGCAGTATTTGTTAGACAGACTCAAAGACTATGGAATTAAATATATTTTTGGTGTGCCGGGGGATTATAATTTGGGGTTTTTGGACCTCATAGAAGACGATCCATATTTGGAATGGGTGGGGAATTGCAATGAGCTCAACGCTTCTTATGCTGCCGATGGTTATGGGCGCATTAAGTCTATGGCGGCTTTGGTAACCACTTTTGGGGTGGGAGAATTGAGCGCCATCAATGGTATCGCAGGGGCGTATGCAGAGAGTGTGCCCGTGGTCAAAATTGTGGGGATGCCCTCTAGGAATGTTTCTAATAATAAGTGTCTTGTGCACCACACACTAGGTGATGGCGAGTTTATGAAGTTTTTTAACATGTATAAGGAAGTTACGACCGCCCAAACTATTTTAAATAAACAAAATGCCAAAAATGAAATCGATAGGGTGTTAGCGGAGTGCTATCTGCAAAAAAAACCCGTTTATATTGGGATTCCTGTGGATGTGCCCAATATTCAAATTGCGATGTCCTCCCCCCTACGCTACAAACCCAAGAGCGATAAGAAAATCCTCAATACCTTTATTGAAGCCTTGAAACAAGAAGTAAAACAAGCCCAGTCTGTGATTGTGTTGGCCGATTATGAGGTCAATCGCCACTGCCTCAACCAAGCTCTGCACGATTTTATTGAAAAAACTAATCTGCCTATTGCTTCGCTAGCAATGGGTAAGGGGGTTTTTCCGGAAAATCATCCTAATTTTCTTGGGGTTTATAATGGCATTTTGAGCGATGAAAAAGTTACTAAGGCGATTAAAAGCTCGGATTATGCGCTTTTAATTGGGGTTAAACTCACCGACTCGCTCACGGCTGGGTTTAATTACATCTGCCCTGAACCCACCCCCACTATTGAAATCCACCCCTTTTATAGCAAAATAGGCGACAAAATTTACAGCGATATTTTGATGCAAGATGTCTTAAAAAGAATCTCTGCTCTCAAATTTAACGCCACATTACCTCCCAAACAACCCCATAAACCTAAGCCAAAATTAGAGGGCAAGCTCACTCAAGAGGTATTTTTCCAAGCGATCGAACAACATTTGCGCCCTGAGGATGTTTTGATTGCTGAACAGGGCACTTCATTTTTTGGAGCGATAGATATTAAATTGCCTGATGGGGTGCGTTTTATAGGGCAGCCACTTTGGGGCTCAATTGGTTATACTTTTGGCGCGTTGCTAGGGACTTGTTTAGCAGATAGAAAGCGCAAAAATATTCTGCTAGTGGGCGATGGCTCCTTGCAACTCAGCGCACAAGAACTCTCAACCATGCTTAAAGAAAATATTGCTCCGATTATCATTGTGATCAATAACGATGGCTACACGGTGGAGCGCTGTATTCATGGGCCTAATCGCAAATACAATGACATCAACATGTGGCATTATACGAAGTTACTTGATGTCTTTGATGCCAACTTGCAACGCCATGCACTCGCCTTTAAGGTTTCTAATATAGAAGATTTTTCTCAGGCCTTGAAAAGCGCATATCAGCATGCGGACAAATTAGTGTTGATCGAGGCTTTAATGCAGAGAGAGGATGCGCCCACCCTGCTAAAAAAGCTAGGTGAGCTTTTTTCAGCACAAAATAGCTATTAG
- the prfA gene encoding peptide chain release factor 1, translating to MLSEKLQAIVQRYDAIAHSLTQPEVLGDIKQLTELSKEQAGLEELAQVAKTYLQTLEGIQENKSLLEDKELGELAKEELKVLEEEKLSLEERIKILLIPKDPNDNKNIYLELRAGTGGDEAGIFVGDLFKAYCRYADLKKWKVEIVSSSENSVGGYKEMIALIKGQGVYSRLKFEAGTHRVQRVPETESQGRIHTSAVTVAIMPEVDDVEVNINPNDLRIEVFRAGGHGGQCVNTTDSAVRITHIPTGISVSMQDEKSQHKNRDKALKILKARLYEKQIEEQQQANSESRKMQVGSGDRSERIRTYNYPQNRLSDHRINLTLYSLEEIMLSGNLDPVIEPLIAHAQAQG from the coding sequence GTGCTATCTGAAAAACTCCAAGCGATTGTTCAACGCTACGATGCAATCGCGCACTCTCTCACACAACCCGAAGTTTTAGGCGATATTAAGCAACTCACAGAGCTTAGCAAAGAGCAAGCTGGTTTAGAGGAATTAGCCCAAGTGGCTAAGACCTATTTGCAGACCCTAGAGGGTATCCAAGAAAATAAGTCTCTATTGGAGGATAAAGAACTAGGCGAGCTGGCTAAAGAAGAGCTTAAGGTCCTAGAGGAAGAAAAGTTAAGCCTAGAGGAGCGCATCAAAATTTTGCTCATCCCCAAAGACCCTAACGACAACAAGAATATTTACTTAGAATTGCGTGCGGGCACTGGAGGAGATGAAGCGGGTATTTTTGTGGGCGACTTGTTTAAAGCTTACTGCCGTTATGCAGATTTGAAAAAATGGAAAGTAGAGATTGTCAGCTCCAGCGAGAATAGCGTAGGGGGTTACAAGGAGATGATCGCTTTAATCAAGGGGCAGGGGGTGTATTCGCGCCTAAAATTTGAGGCGGGCACACACCGCGTGCAACGCGTGCCTGAAACCGAGTCACAGGGGCGTATCCACACTTCTGCTGTAACTGTAGCGATTATGCCTGAGGTGGATGATGTGGAAGTGAATATCAACCCCAATGATTTACGCATAGAGGTGTTTAGAGCAGGCGGGCATGGGGGGCAATGTGTGAACACCACAGACTCGGCGGTGCGCATCACTCATATTCCCACAGGCATTAGCGTGTCCATGCAGGATGAAAAATCTCAACATAAAAATCGCGACAAGGCTTTAAAAATCCTCAAAGCCCGCTTGTATGAAAAGCAGATCGAAGAGCAACAACAGGCCAATTCTGAAAGCCGTAAAATGCAGGTGGGCAGTGGGGATCGTAGTGAACGCATCCGCACTTATAACTACCCACAAAACCGCTTGAGCGATCACCGCATTAACTTAACCCTTTATAGCCTAGAGGAGATCATGCTCTCGGGCAATTTAGATCCAGTCATCGAGCCCTTGATCGCACACGCCCAAGCACAGGGGTAA
- the rpsT gene encoding 30S ribosomal protein S20, which translates to MANHKSAEKRIRQTLKRTERNRFYKTRLKNIVKAVREAVAHNDVPKAQDALKVANKELHKFVSKGVLKKNTASRKVSRLNASVKKIALANA; encoded by the coding sequence GTGGCTAACCATAAGTCCGCAGAAAAGCGCATTCGCCAAACCCTCAAACGCACAGAACGCAATCGTTTTTACAAAACACGCCTTAAAAATATTGTAAAGGCTGTGCGCGAAGCTGTGGCGCATAATGATGTGCCCAAAGCCCAAGATGCTTTGAAAGTAGCTAATAAGGAATTGCATAAATTCGTAAGTAAGGGAGTTTTAAAGAAAAACACCGCGTCTAGGAAAGTGTCTCGTTTAAATGCGAGCGTGAAAAAGATCGCCCTTGCCAACGCTTAA
- the glmM gene encoding phosphoglucosamine mutase, translating into MMVFGTDGVRGRAGVEITPMFVIQLGIAAGLYFKEQGASRKILVGKDTRKSGYMIENALVSALTSVGYDVMQIGPMPTPAIAFLTENMRCDAGVMISASHNPFEDNGIKFFDRFGYKLQKQSEAEIEKIFADSKRLESSYQSGVAIGSSKRIDDVIGRYIVHLKNSFPKHLSLQGMRVVIDVANGAGYKVAPIVFSELGADVIVINDEPNGSNINAQCGALYPLGLSQEVKRYRADLGIALDGDADRLVVVDELGQVVHGDKLIGVLAMYQKQRTKLASNKVVATTMSNLALQEYLSGQGISLVRCEVGDKFVSACMQEQEANFGGEQSGHIIFGDYSKTGDGIMSALQVAACVIESRKRSSQVLSPFELYPQLLENVRIKTKKPLEKLPHFKEMLKNLEQENIRHLIRYSGTENILRILLEGQDRSLLEKRAQELQIFFKDHLT; encoded by the coding sequence ATGATGGTTTTTGGCACAGATGGAGTAAGGGGCAGAGCGGGAGTGGAAATCACCCCCATGTTTGTGATACAACTAGGCATTGCAGCAGGGCTTTATTTTAAAGAGCAGGGCGCAAGCCGTAAAATTTTAGTGGGTAAGGACACGCGCAAGAGTGGCTACATGATTGAAAACGCCTTAGTGAGTGCGCTCACTTCTGTGGGTTATGATGTGATGCAAATAGGTCCTATGCCCACCCCAGCCATCGCCTTTTTAACTGAAAATATGCGCTGTGATGCGGGAGTGATGATTAGTGCTAGCCATAATCCCTTTGAAGACAATGGAATCAAGTTTTTTGATCGCTTTGGTTACAAGTTGCAAAAACAGAGCGAAGCAGAGATTGAAAAAATTTTTGCTGATTCCAAGCGGCTAGAGAGTAGCTATCAAAGTGGGGTGGCTATTGGGAGCTCTAAGCGCATCGATGATGTGATAGGACGCTATATTGTGCATTTGAAAAACTCTTTCCCTAAGCATTTGAGTTTACAGGGTATGCGCGTGGTGATTGATGTGGCTAATGGAGCGGGCTATAAAGTCGCTCCCATTGTCTTTAGTGAGTTGGGCGCAGATGTGATTGTGATCAATGATGAACCTAATGGGAGCAATATTAACGCCCAATGTGGAGCCCTTTACCCTCTAGGTCTCAGCCAAGAGGTGAAGCGTTATAGGGCAGATTTAGGAATCGCCTTAGATGGGGATGCTGACCGGTTGGTCGTGGTGGACGAATTGGGGCAAGTGGTGCATGGAGATAAACTCATCGGGGTTTTAGCTATGTATCAAAAACAACGCACCAAATTGGCTAGTAATAAAGTTGTGGCAACCACTATGAGCAATTTAGCCCTGCAAGAATATTTGAGTGGTCAGGGGATTTCTTTGGTGCGTTGTGAGGTGGGGGATAAATTTGTGAGCGCGTGCATGCAAGAGCAAGAGGCTAATTTTGGAGGTGAGCAAAGCGGGCATATCATTTTTGGGGATTATTCTAAAACGGGTGATGGAATTATGAGCGCTTTACAGGTGGCTGCGTGTGTGATTGAAAGCCGCAAGCGTAGCTCACAGGTGTTAAGCCCCTTTGAATTGTATCCTCAACTCCTAGAAAATGTCCGCATTAAAACTAAGAAGCCTTTAGAAAAGCTCCCTCACTTTAAAGAAATGCTTAAAAATTTAGAACAAGAAAATATCCGTCATCTGATCCGCTATTCAGGCACAGAGAATATTTTGCGTATCTTATTGGAAGGGCAGGATCGCTCCCTACTAGAAAAACGCGCTCAGGAATTACAGATTTTTTTTAAAGATCAT